Proteins from a single region of Sediminispirochaeta bajacaliforniensis DSM 16054:
- a CDS encoding permease yields MAHKELGPNKALFLVFGVFLAAYFIPFDSLWVSRALIEAFSMLGEYARDHVLLCLVPAMFIAGAITVFLNQRAVIRYLGPRAPKLVAYGVAAVSGAILAVCSCTVLPLFKGIYKKGAGLGPAVSFLYSGPAVNILAIVLSYKIFGWQIGVARMIGAVLFSILIGMIMQMLFRKEDEERLSDERMFRYDGGKEGRTLGQMIVYMISMIGILVFVNWASSKGGSTAWDLIFRYKYLITAAFALLLLFSLIRWFSKEDIRIWGIATRDFSLQILPYLFGGVLIAGFLLGRPGHDALIPTKWVASLVGGNSLSSNLIAAVSGAFMYFATLTEVPIVQGLLGSGMGQGPALALLLAGPSLSLPSMLVIGGELGAKKTIVYVLLVVVLSTTAGLLFGAVAG; encoded by the coding sequence ATGGCACACAAAGAACTCGGCCCGAACAAGGCTTTGTTTCTCGTCTTCGGGGTTTTCCTCGCCGCCTATTTTATCCCCTTTGACTCCCTTTGGGTATCCCGGGCGCTGATTGAGGCCTTTTCGATGCTGGGGGAGTACGCACGTGATCATGTCTTGCTTTGTTTGGTTCCCGCCATGTTCATTGCCGGGGCCATAACGGTTTTCCTGAACCAGCGGGCGGTGATCCGTTATCTTGGTCCGAGGGCCCCGAAGCTTGTTGCCTATGGTGTGGCCGCTGTGTCCGGGGCAATCCTTGCAGTATGCTCCTGCACGGTTTTGCCTCTCTTCAAAGGCATCTATAAAAAAGGTGCAGGCCTAGGCCCTGCGGTGAGTTTTCTCTATTCCGGACCGGCGGTAAACATTCTTGCCATTGTCCTTTCCTATAAGATTTTCGGCTGGCAGATTGGTGTGGCACGGATGATCGGTGCGGTACTCTTCTCGATCCTTATCGGCATGATCATGCAGATGCTTTTCCGAAAGGAGGATGAGGAGCGCCTTTCCGATGAGCGGATGTTTCGTTACGACGGGGGCAAAGAGGGGCGCACCCTGGGACAGATGATAGTCTATATGATCTCGATGATCGGGATTCTGGTCTTTGTCAATTGGGCTTCCTCCAAGGGCGGCAGCACTGCCTGGGATCTCATCTTCCGCTATAAATATCTGATAACGGCGGCCTTTGCTCTGTTACTGCTCTTTTCCCTCATCAGGTGGTTCAGTAAAGAAGACATACGCATCTGGGGAATAGCCACCCGCGATTTTTCCCTTCAGATCCTTCCGTATCTCTTCGGTGGAGTCCTTATAGCAGGCTTCCTGCTCGGAAGGCCGGGCCACGATGCCCTTATACCCACAAAGTGGGTCGCCTCTCTTGTCGGCGGCAATTCGCTTTCCTCGAACCTCATTGCAGCCGTAAGCGGAGCCTTCATGTATTTTGCGACCCTGACCGAGGTCCCCATCGTTCAGGGCCTCCTTGGATCGGGAATGGGCCAGGGCCCAGCACTGGCATTGCTGCTGGCAGGTCCCTCCCTCTCTCTTCCCTCAATGCTTGTCATCGGTGGCGAGTTGGGGGCCAAAAAAACCATCGTGTATGTTCTTCTCGTTGTGGTGCTTTCTACGACAGCAGGGCTTCTGTTTGGTGCCGTGGCCGGGTGA
- a CDS encoding MFS transporter has translation MKRFFYGWIILPAAILGTLASIPGQTVGVSVFTDFLLAVHSISRSGISLAYLIGTISSALLLSFAGRVYDRLGARRMGVPVVLFLASTLIFLSFSDHIASKAARITALPETVVSFIVLAFGFFLVRFFGQGNLTMLSRNMTMKWFERRRGLANAFLGISVSLGFSAAPGLIDKMITSAGWRETWRMMALGLALFAVFVFFVFRDDPRDMGQKADGGVVGTKRKAHPFVARLKPVKSLPDRDFTLQEARRRPEFWLVALTIALSALLITAATFHVVSIFGQAGISRSRAVALFFPASLVAVASQFIGSTLSDYVGERLFALIQLTGCLLLAAVVVVSSPLLMQILFILGVGLSQGMMGITSAIIWPRLFGLSHLGAISGFAMALSVAGSAVGPFTFSLSLDLFDSYSGAGMCFIVLAFALMLFAFFVKPHGTEEADG, from the coding sequence ATGAAGCGTTTTTTCTACGGTTGGATTATTTTGCCTGCCGCAATCCTTGGAACCCTTGCCAGTATCCCCGGCCAGACGGTCGGGGTTTCGGTTTTTACCGATTTTCTGCTTGCCGTTCATTCGATTTCCCGCAGTGGGATCAGTCTTGCATATCTGATCGGAACCATTTCCTCCGCCCTCCTTCTCTCTTTCGCCGGAAGGGTCTATGATCGCCTTGGGGCTCGGCGGATGGGGGTTCCTGTAGTGTTGTTTCTTGCGTCGACCCTGATTTTTCTCTCCTTTAGTGATCACATAGCATCGAAAGCGGCACGCATTACGGCACTTCCGGAAACCGTGGTCTCCTTTATTGTTCTTGCTTTCGGATTTTTTCTTGTTCGCTTTTTCGGTCAGGGAAATCTCACCATGCTTAGCAGGAACATGACAATGAAGTGGTTTGAGCGGCGTCGGGGGCTTGCGAATGCCTTCCTCGGTATCTCTGTTTCTCTCGGGTTTTCCGCAGCACCCGGCCTTATCGACAAGATGATCACCTCGGCGGGCTGGCGGGAAACATGGCGAATGATGGCTTTGGGGCTTGCGCTCTTTGCCGTTTTCGTTTTTTTTGTTTTTCGTGACGATCCGCGGGATATGGGGCAGAAAGCCGACGGCGGGGTAGTCGGAACGAAACGAAAGGCGCATCCTTTTGTTGCTAGACTGAAACCGGTGAAATCCCTTCCCGATCGGGATTTTACCCTTCAGGAGGCAAGAAGGCGCCCGGAGTTCTGGCTGGTCGCCCTGACCATTGCCCTCTCGGCCCTGCTGATAACGGCGGCTACGTTTCACGTCGTGAGTATCTTTGGGCAGGCAGGGATCTCCCGTAGCCGTGCCGTTGCCCTCTTTTTTCCCGCCTCCCTTGTAGCCGTTGCTTCTCAATTTATCGGAAGCACCTTAAGCGATTATGTAGGCGAACGGCTTTTTGCATTGATTCAGCTTACCGGTTGTCTTTTGCTTGCTGCCGTCGTGGTCGTATCTTCTCCCCTGCTTATGCAAATCCTTTTCATCCTCGGGGTAGGGCTGTCGCAGGGAATGATGGGGATCACCAGCGCCATAATCTGGCCGAGGCTCTTCGGCCTCAGCCATTTGGGGGCCATCAGCGGTTTTGCCATGGCTCTTTCGGTTGCAGGAAGCGCGGTCGGTCCCTTTACCTTCAGTCTTTCGCTCGACCTCTTCGATTCCTACAGCGGTGCAGGGATGTGTTTTATCGTGCTGGCCTTTGCTCTTATGCTCTTTGCCTTCTTCGTAAAGCCTCATGGGACGGAGGAAGCTGATGGCTGA
- a CDS encoding LacI family DNA-binding transcriptional regulator has translation MNKVTIMDIAKAAGVSKSTVSRVLSRPDMVNSKTRNRVLELMKQMDYIPNQLAQGLAGTPTRNIGVVIDELSNFFFIEIAEGVDWVLNTQNYSMQLSSSRWVEEREFLLVRSLISSRVDGILLAPVLPESPTIRLLKHAGIPFVLMNCIPEDEEISYVSCDNVKGGELAAHYINSLEKEQTILITGFEHQSMGDRVDGFYNCVDHSKGDIKRYRGVKTFEDGYDLVPILLSRDEIERKRSVLFITNDNVALGVMEHLVALSIPIPEQVSVVGYDNIRLSSLCRIPLTTVSQSIRDMGRIAAMELLDLMASPDSKPKRHLLAPEFVVRSSSV, from the coding sequence ATGAATAAAGTAACCATCATGGATATTGCGAAAGCGGCCGGGGTTTCCAAATCAACGGTTTCAAGGGTTTTGTCGAGGCCCGATATGGTAAACAGCAAGACCAGAAATCGAGTCCTGGAGCTCATGAAGCAGATGGACTATATTCCGAATCAGCTGGCCCAGGGGCTCGCCGGTACGCCTACGAGGAATATCGGGGTGGTGATAGATGAGTTGTCAAACTTCTTTTTTATTGAGATAGCCGAAGGGGTGGACTGGGTCCTGAATACACAGAATTATTCAATGCAACTTTCCAGTTCGCGCTGGGTTGAAGAACGGGAGTTTTTGCTTGTCCGTTCTTTGATCAGCAGCAGGGTGGACGGTATTCTTCTTGCCCCGGTTCTCCCTGAGTCACCTACGATCCGTCTTCTTAAGCATGCGGGAATCCCCTTTGTGCTCATGAATTGTATTCCGGAAGATGAAGAGATTTCCTATGTCTCCTGTGACAATGTAAAGGGAGGGGAGCTCGCGGCCCACTATATCAATAGTCTTGAGAAGGAACAGACTATTTTGATAACGGGTTTTGAGCATCAGTCTATGGGCGATCGGGTCGACGGCTTTTATAACTGTGTCGATCACTCCAAGGGCGATATTAAACGATATCGGGGCGTAAAAACCTTTGAAGACGGATATGATCTGGTTCCGATTCTCCTCTCACGGGATGAGATTGAGAGGAAAAGGAGTGTGCTCTTTATTACCAACGACAACGTCGCCCTGGGGGTCATGGAGCATTTGGTGGCTCTTTCGATACCAATCCCTGAGCAGGTCTCGGTGGTCGGCTACGACAATATACGGCTTTCCAGTCTGTGCAGAATCCCGCTCACAACGGTTTCTCAGTCGATTCGCGATATGGGACGTATCGCTGCAATGGAACTGCTGGATCTCATGGCCTCTCCCGATTCGAAACCGAAACGGCATCTCTTGGCCCCCGAATTTGTCGTGCGGTCCTCAAGCGTTTAG
- a CDS encoding ABC transporter ATP-binding protein, translating to MSSIRLTDVSKSFGNETVIDKLNLNIKDHSFTVLVGPSGCGKSTTLRMITGLETPTAGDVFIDDVRVNDISPGKRDIAMVFQNYALYPTMTVEQNISFGLENKKISKEERKRRIQTICDIVGLAEYLKRKPSSLSGGQRQRVALARAMVKDPQVFLMDEPLSNLDAKLRTQMRVELISLHKKLGTTFVYVTHDQVEAMSMADDIVLMDNGKIVQQSIPSELYNNPNCVYAAQFVGSPQTNVLSGYLPEGVKLGFRPEKVQLNKIAMSKGITMTAKVVTKEVLGSEIIYSLSTRYGSIMAKTDIEVADNTVLNVGVDFVHMYLFDKNSMRMEFSSDMQAAVKNTFTAKAGSLI from the coding sequence ATGAGTTCAATTAGGCTAACGGATGTGTCGAAATCATTCGGTAATGAAACAGTCATTGATAAGCTGAATCTTAACATTAAAGACCATTCATTTACCGTGCTTGTCGGACCATCCGGCTGTGGTAAGTCGACAACGCTTCGTATGATCACCGGATTAGAAACACCAACAGCAGGCGATGTATTTATCGACGATGTGCGTGTCAACGACATCAGCCCGGGAAAACGTGATATTGCAATGGTATTCCAGAATTATGCGCTGTATCCAACAATGACCGTCGAACAAAATATTTCCTTTGGTCTTGAAAATAAAAAGATTTCAAAGGAAGAACGCAAACGTCGTATACAGACTATTTGTGATATTGTAGGGCTGGCTGAATACCTTAAGCGTAAACCTTCCAGTCTCTCCGGGGGACAACGCCAACGTGTTGCATTGGCGCGGGCGATGGTCAAGGACCCGCAGGTTTTTCTCATGGACGAGCCTTTATCAAATCTTGATGCAAAATTGCGTACCCAGATGCGCGTGGAACTTATAAGCCTTCATAAAAAGCTTGGAACCACTTTCGTATATGTCACGCACGACCAAGTCGAAGCAATGTCAATGGCAGACGATATCGTATTAATGGACAATGGAAAGATAGTCCAGCAGTCTATTCCGAGCGAACTGTACAATAACCCAAACTGTGTGTACGCAGCGCAATTTGTCGGTTCCCCGCAGACTAACGTCCTCAGCGGATATTTGCCCGAAGGAGTTAAACTCGGCTTTCGCCCTGAAAAAGTGCAGTTGAATAAAATTGCTATGTCAAAGGGTATTACAATGACTGCGAAGGTTGTAACGAAAGAAGTGCTCGGATCGGAGATAATCTATTCACTTTCAACCAGGTATGGATCGATCATGGCGAAAACGGATATCGAAGTTGCTGATAACACTGTGCTTAATGTTGGTGTCGATTTTGTGCATATGTATCTGTTCGATAAGAATTCGATGCGGATGGAATTTTCTTCCGATATGCAAGCGGCCGTGAAAAATACCTTCACGGCAAAGGCTGGTTCGCTTATATGA
- a CDS encoding carbohydrate ABC transporter permease: MIVSKRPPKAVANKNDLYERAIGYILIAPATILLLVFTIYPVFYLLYRSLFSGNLISSKMNFVGLDNYTRLMTSSEFHQVLRNTMFYTFIVVVLTMMFAVLIAVWLNEKKMRRLNDIVSSFIFTPHVVSIVSVSTLFLWLMDSNAGLLNLVITTLGFQPYTFLASPETALFSLTLVMVWKSIGYYSLLIMAALQNIPSNIYEAAELDDAPKIKTFFKITFPMISPTILFVSVVATIQSFRVFDTVSVMTQGGPVNSTNTLVYYIYQYAFRYGKPGYACAAGVILLIFVCIVTYIQFGVGSKRVHYQ, from the coding sequence ATGATAGTAAGTAAGCGCCCACCGAAAGCCGTAGCCAACAAAAACGATCTGTATGAGCGTGCAATTGGTTATATCCTTATTGCTCCGGCGACAATTCTGCTTTTGGTTTTTACCATATACCCGGTATTTTATCTTTTATATCGATCGTTATTCTCTGGCAACCTGATATCATCAAAAATGAATTTTGTGGGTCTTGATAATTATACCAGATTAATGACTTCTTCCGAATTTCATCAAGTTCTCCGAAATACAATGTTTTACACTTTCATCGTTGTCGTGCTCACGATGATGTTTGCAGTGCTGATAGCAGTATGGCTGAACGAAAAGAAGATGCGCAGGCTTAATGATATCGTGTCCAGTTTTATCTTTACTCCGCATGTCGTTTCAATCGTATCGGTTTCGACTCTTTTCCTCTGGTTGATGGATTCGAATGCCGGACTACTAAATTTAGTAATAACCACTCTTGGTTTTCAGCCCTATACTTTCTTGGCGAGTCCCGAGACAGCCCTGTTTTCGCTGACACTTGTCATGGTCTGGAAAAGTATCGGTTACTACTCGTTGCTGATTATGGCGGCATTGCAAAATATTCCGAGCAACATCTATGAGGCAGCGGAACTCGACGATGCCCCTAAGATAAAAACTTTTTTTAAAATAACGTTTCCAATGATTTCACCTACAATACTCTTTGTCTCTGTTGTTGCGACCATTCAGTCGTTCCGCGTATTTGATACGGTAAGCGTTATGACCCAGGGCGGTCCAGTCAATTCCACCAATACGCTTGTTTACTATATATATCAATATGCGTTCCGTTACGGCAAGCCGGGGTATGCATGCGCTGCCGGCGTTATTCTGCTTATCTTTGTCTGCATAGTAACCTATATCCAATTCGGTGTAGGCAGCAAACGTGTTCATTATCAATAG
- a CDS encoding ArsR/SmtB family transcription factor gives MTEEERVRCELRAHMFKALAHPLRIFMLEKLKERQWCVCELAEELGMHKSTVSKYLTQLKEAGLVDDQKEGTLVKYHLTAPCVLDLAACAENAVLRNRKKQLGLS, from the coding sequence ATGACAGAGGAAGAAAGAGTTCGTTGCGAATTACGAGCCCATATGTTCAAAGCCCTTGCCCACCCCCTGCGGATTTTCATGTTGGAAAAGCTGAAAGAACGTCAATGGTGCGTGTGCGAGCTGGCGGAAGAGCTTGGTATGCATAAGTCGACCGTTTCCAAATACCTCACCCAATTGAAAGAAGCCGGTTTGGTGGATGATCAGAAAGAGGGAACCCTCGTCAAATATCATCTCACAGCCCCCTGTGTACTTGATCTGGCCGCATGTGCGGAAAACGCGGTCCTGCGAAACAGGAAAAAGCAGCTGGGGCTTTCGTGA
- a CDS encoding ABC transporter substrate-binding protein yields MVKKLFPTLLSVLLSVGMLSGCGKSSMSTDASKASSSDEASQKTMDIEFWHAMSGGTGDLIQQLVDDYNASQSAVHVEAIYQGDYTTEGTKIQAAVASGNAPQIAQLEIGRIGMYAEAGALVDLKSYVKRDDYNIDDYYKGILDYSYYDDALIALPEGRSMPVLYYNADLFKSAGVSAPSTWDELKSAATILTRDGKYGYSCPIDPWYYLGLVITAGGQIYNEEGNGIGFNNESGAKPLYLWRDMIGAGTMYIPEGQDYNSSAACRNVFIAGTTAMIMQSCAQYKNLVNNCKFKVGVAYIPKEVTYSAIPGGSNFVMFTGSSEEKENAAWEFLKYMTSTETSARFSVGTGYLPPRKSILETDTYKSALEKYPLLDVAVGQLDYFVNSPFDEAYAEVKDTIVTNAIQACIINGVSPEDTVKTIADKTASLYK; encoded by the coding sequence ATGGTGAAAAAACTTTTTCCAACCCTACTTTCGGTGCTGCTGTCAGTCGGAATGCTATCGGGGTGCGGCAAGTCATCGATGTCAACCGATGCATCTAAGGCGAGTTCTTCTGATGAAGCTTCTCAGAAGACAATGGACATTGAGTTTTGGCATGCAATGAGCGGCGGTACCGGTGATCTTATTCAGCAGCTTGTTGACGACTACAATGCTTCCCAAAGCGCAGTGCATGTTGAAGCCATCTATCAAGGTGACTACACTACAGAAGGAACTAAAATCCAAGCTGCCGTCGCTTCAGGAAACGCCCCGCAGATTGCGCAGCTTGAAATCGGTCGTATCGGTATGTACGCCGAAGCGGGAGCTCTTGTCGATCTTAAAAGTTATGTTAAACGTGATGATTATAATATAGATGATTACTACAAAGGCATTCTGGATTATTCTTATTATGATGATGCCTTGATTGCCCTTCCCGAGGGTCGCAGCATGCCCGTATTGTATTATAATGCAGATTTATTCAAAAGCGCAGGAGTTTCTGCTCCCTCCACATGGGATGAACTAAAGTCTGCCGCCACAATATTGACCAGGGACGGAAAATATGGCTATAGCTGTCCAATAGACCCTTGGTATTATCTTGGCCTCGTTATTACGGCCGGCGGTCAGATTTACAATGAAGAAGGTAATGGTATAGGGTTCAATAATGAATCGGGAGCAAAGCCTCTTTATCTCTGGAGAGATATGATCGGAGCCGGAACAATGTATATTCCGGAAGGACAGGATTACAATTCTTCTGCCGCTTGTCGCAATGTTTTTATTGCCGGCACTACCGCTATGATTATGCAAAGTTGCGCCCAATACAAGAATCTTGTAAACAACTGTAAATTCAAAGTAGGTGTTGCTTATATTCCGAAAGAGGTTACATACTCAGCAATTCCCGGTGGATCCAACTTTGTAATGTTCACCGGTTCATCCGAAGAGAAAGAAAACGCTGCATGGGAATTCCTTAAATATATGACTAGTACCGAGACCAGCGCTCGGTTTTCCGTCGGTACCGGTTATTTGCCGCCGAGAAAGTCTATTCTTGAGACCGATACCTATAAGAGCGCCTTGGAAAAGTATCCTTTACTTGATGTCGCTGTCGGCCAGCTTGACTATTTTGTTAACTCCCCATTCGATGAAGCATATGCCGAAGTGAAGGACACCATTGTTACAAACGCTATCCAGGCTTGTATTATCAATGGGGTATCTCCTGAAGATACAGTAAAAACCATAGCTGACAAAACAGCATCTCTCTATAAATAA
- a CDS encoding alkaline phosphatase family protein — translation MTRLFILSVDSLFFDDMDWLKECPNLFPILKNGSLVQQVDSVYPAMTYAAHATMLTGCYPDVHGIYHNEKVQVGNAHPEWHWRREELLVPTIIDAGKKAGYRFSVVNWPVTGADPNIDYNIPEIWSDEPGGDSRQRFVSVCAPGMEKLFDKYRHLLHWKYQPELDEFGIRCLLEVIREHKPEVVMLHLSYLDHARHANGGFSPQAKEALLECDRRFGLVVELLKSQGLYDETNFVVMGDHGHLPVQKVFYPNVVLRDKGLITIDGNGVVKDWKMYCHSAGISCHVVLSDPLDIGLRAQAEEAMNSFVDNRHYGCEKVFGKKELKEIYHLEGPFDYAIEGCIGTAFGNDCSGEIIRPTDNNDYKLSVSAHGHLPSKGPQPTFFAAGPQIKNGVVIAHGTLIDEAPTYAAILGVPMPTAQGKPITEILT, via the coding sequence ATGACCAGGTTATTTATTTTGTCAGTCGATTCTTTGTTCTTTGATGATATGGATTGGTTGAAAGAGTGTCCTAATCTCTTTCCCATCCTAAAAAACGGTTCCTTGGTTCAACAGGTGGATTCGGTCTATCCCGCTATGACATACGCGGCGCATGCGACGATGCTGACCGGATGCTACCCGGATGTACACGGTATATATCATAATGAGAAAGTTCAGGTCGGTAATGCCCATCCTGAATGGCATTGGAGACGTGAAGAACTCCTTGTTCCCACAATAATCGACGCGGGCAAAAAAGCGGGATATCGCTTTTCTGTGGTTAACTGGCCTGTTACAGGTGCCGATCCAAACATCGATTATAACATCCCGGAAATATGGTCTGATGAACCTGGCGGAGACTCAAGGCAGAGATTTGTTTCGGTATGCGCGCCAGGGATGGAAAAATTGTTTGACAAATATCGTCATTTACTGCACTGGAAATATCAGCCGGAGTTGGATGAATTCGGGATACGATGTCTTCTCGAGGTCATAAGGGAGCACAAACCGGAGGTCGTGATGTTGCACCTTTCATACCTCGACCATGCCCGTCATGCCAACGGCGGATTTTCACCGCAAGCGAAAGAAGCATTGTTGGAATGTGACAGGCGTTTCGGTTTAGTAGTAGAACTTCTGAAAAGCCAGGGACTATATGACGAAACAAATTTTGTCGTCATGGGTGATCACGGCCATTTGCCGGTACAAAAGGTGTTTTATCCGAATGTTGTTCTGCGAGACAAAGGCCTTATAACTATTGATGGCAATGGAGTGGTAAAAGATTGGAAAATGTATTGCCATTCAGCGGGTATCTCCTGCCATGTCGTACTCTCTGATCCTTTGGATATAGGTCTACGTGCTCAGGCCGAAGAAGCAATGAACAGTTTTGTTGATAACAGGCATTACGGTTGTGAAAAAGTCTTTGGCAAAAAGGAACTCAAAGAAATTTATCATTTGGAAGGGCCGTTCGACTACGCTATAGAAGGGTGTATCGGTACAGCCTTTGGCAACGATTGTTCCGGAGAGATCATTCGACCCACCGATAACAATGACTATAAGCTCTCTGTATCGGCGCATGGACATCTCCCTTCAAAAGGTCCCCAACCGACTTTTTTTGCCGCTGGCCCGCAGATAAAAAACGGCGTTGTGATAGCACACGGCACTCTTATTGACGAAGCGCCTACGTACGCCGCAATCCTTGGCGTTCCCATGCCAACAGCGCAAGGTAAACCTATTACTGAGATTCTTACATGA
- a CDS encoding thioredoxin family protein, with protein MKIQILGSGCPKCKALEANARQAVAELGMDVEIEKVTNIDEIMEMGVMMTPAIAIDGDVKNSGSILPSEKIIDLIREEEGRGAK; from the coding sequence ATGAAAATTCAGATTTTGGGATCCGGATGTCCAAAATGTAAGGCCCTTGAGGCAAACGCGCGGCAGGCCGTAGCGGAACTTGGTATGGATGTGGAGATCGAAAAGGTCACCAATATTGATGAGATCATGGAGATGGGGGTGATGATGACCCCTGCGATTGCAATCGACGGGGACGTCAAGAACAGCGGGTCGATCCTGCCCAGTGAGAAGATCATCGATCTCATCCGTGAGGAAGAAGGGAGAGGAGCAAAATAA
- a CDS encoding response regulator transcription factor, translating into MNILIVDDEPLIHRSIEFIIRQFKFLDITISHAYNASEMYTYLKQHNIELAFVDIRMPGANGLSAIAQAKNLSYDTLYFIMSGYSEFDYAREAITIGVEEYLLKPLNDDTLRRVINSVREKHKHIIEQRKNTIRGWLHDVIDRRECRDEALNRHAMAAIYVSDDHSTNSEGIWVPKLYSKFEEYIVSCPASDGVLFMMYAPREEYINEVLNTNRKATIPHEMTMYISKVYSDPAEFRDVLQKMLDFAGVRILLGIGMHYQFHDIINSNTGLLDYVKDCLYWKDCFHTGDCLAYLSACPPVYRPIYEGSIPDTYIENIYAFIACVLEINTIELSLPKRLRSMMEHAGNDMIKKQNSTDRIDMILKYINENFCTDISIASISERFGITPNYLSTLLNNKLGIKFADYLSDLRIIYAKELLANTNLRVKDIMEKVGYYSQSHFNKLFVEKVGVTPSAYRKIL; encoded by the coding sequence ATGAATATTCTTATAGTGGATGATGAGCCACTTATCCATCGTTCAATTGAATTCATAATACGTCAATTTAAATTTCTGGATATTACCATCTCTCATGCCTACAATGCCTCTGAAATGTATACATACCTTAAACAACATAACATAGAACTTGCATTTGTTGACATAAGGATGCCCGGTGCCAACGGCCTTTCGGCTATAGCACAGGCCAAAAATCTTTCATACGACACTCTTTATTTTATTATGAGCGGATACAGTGAATTCGATTATGCAAGGGAGGCAATTACTATTGGTGTGGAAGAATACCTTTTAAAACCGCTCAATGACGATACGCTCCGTAGAGTGATTAACAGCGTTAGAGAAAAGCATAAACATATTATCGAACAAAGGAAAAACACAATTCGCGGTTGGTTACACGATGTTATTGATAGGCGAGAATGCCGCGACGAAGCTCTCAACAGGCACGCAATGGCCGCTATTTATGTATCAGATGACCACTCGACCAACTCTGAAGGGATTTGGGTGCCAAAGTTATACAGTAAATTTGAGGAATATATCGTATCGTGTCCGGCTTCGGATGGCGTTCTTTTCATGATGTATGCTCCTCGCGAAGAATATATAAATGAAGTGCTGAATACCAATAGAAAAGCGACGATCCCCCATGAAATGACTATGTATATCTCGAAAGTATATTCTGACCCGGCTGAATTTAGAGATGTTCTGCAGAAAATGCTTGATTTCGCCGGAGTTCGTATTTTACTGGGCATCGGAATGCATTATCAGTTTCATGATATCATCAATTCCAACACGGGGCTGCTGGATTATGTAAAGGACTGCCTGTACTGGAAAGATTGTTTCCATACGGGCGACTGTCTCGCATATCTTTCGGCCTGTCCTCCTGTTTATCGTCCGATATATGAAGGAAGTATTCCCGATACATATATAGAAAATATCTATGCATTTATAGCCTGTGTACTCGAGATTAATACTATCGAGTTATCATTACCGAAAAGACTTCGTTCAATGATGGAACATGCCGGAAATGATATGATTAAAAAACAAAATTCAACCGATAGAATCGACATGATACTGAAATATATAAACGAAAATTTTTGTACAGATATCTCTATTGCAAGTATTTCCGAACGTTTTGGCATCACGCCTAACTATCTTAGCACACTACTTAACAACAAGCTCGGGATAAAATTCGCCGATTACCTTTCCGATCTGAGAATAATCTATGCGAAAGAACTGCTTGCAAACACAAACCTTCGGGTAAAAGATATAATGGAAAAAGTGGGATATTACAGCCAAAGTCATTTCAATAAATTATTTGTAGAAAAGGTAGGAGTCACACCATCGGCATACAGGAAAATCCTCTAA
- a CDS encoding carbohydrate ABC transporter permease, with amino-acid sequence MPAAYSLSRYHYKMKPIVFGLVLMGLMIPQQITFLPVYFMFCKMHIVNSYAALVIPFISNPFGIFLLRQYFMQVPQEVIEAAKLDDASNVKIMFKIMMPMAKPALITVGLLMFISNWNSYFWPLIMTSSDSLRTLPIGIALLKDADAMVRWNYIMAGNLILVLPILGIYIIASKKIRNAFVYSGIK; translated from the coding sequence GTGCCCGCTGCCTACAGCCTATCCAGATATCATTATAAGATGAAGCCGATAGTATTCGGCCTTGTGCTTATGGGGCTCATGATACCGCAACAGATAACCTTTCTGCCAGTTTACTTCATGTTCTGCAAAATGCATATTGTTAACTCCTATGCGGCATTGGTGATACCCTTCATTTCAAATCCATTTGGTATATTTTTGCTGAGGCAGTATTTCATGCAGGTTCCTCAGGAAGTTATAGAAGCCGCCAAGTTGGATGATGCGAGTAACGTCAAAATAATGTTTAAAATAATGATGCCGATGGCAAAGCCCGCACTGATAACTGTCGGACTTCTTATGTTTATTTCAAATTGGAATAGTTATTTTTGGCCGCTTATCATGACGAGCAGCGACTCTTTGCGTACGTTGCCGATCGGTATTGCGCTGCTGAAAGATGCAGATGCTATGGTTAGATGGAACTATATAATGGCCGGTAACCTAATTCTCGTTTTACCAATACTGGGCATCTATATTATCGCCAGCAAGAAAATACGAAATGCTTTCGTATACTCGGGAATTAAATAA